A stretch of the Cryptosporangium phraense genome encodes the following:
- a CDS encoding adenylate/guanylate cyclase domain-containing protein: protein MPPEIRCSNCGEENNPPQARFCFSCGNALTSEDTRELRKTITVVFTDVVGSSALGERLDPEVLRRMMTRYYEHATAIHVKHGGRVQKFIGDAVMAVFGLPNSREDDAVRAVRAAGELHASLEGLNVTLQRDWGVTLNLRTGVNTGEVVIGQAFLGQDITLGDVVNVAARLETAAEPGTVLIGDSTYRLSRDAVTAEMLPPMTVRGRGVPVDAWRLLAVKPGASGHARRLDAPIVGRTRELQLLRQLFDRAVAERAARTVTVIGSGGAGKSRLLHELLAHVQDQATVLHGECLSYGDGLTYLPLAEVVRQAAGAGPEEDTAAVRAKLSALLPGDNHTVAALAGLLGDPTAPVAAGGAPNSAAIPAGSVEDLPQAMYRFAHTLASRRPLVLVLDDLHWAEPALLDLIAQISEWLRDSPVLICCLSRPELLESRPEWGRGGVNTWMLTLEPLAAGESAALLDNLLDGADGAEEVRARIVEAAEGNPLYIEELVGMLLDDGLLDRVDGKWTLTSEINRLAVPPSVAALLAARLDGLPKDERGVLERAGVIGDVFYRNGVIALTPPEQRRDVTGALLSLVRKELLRPEGSVLHGESALRFRHQLVRDAAYNSLSKRERAHLHERAGRWMEEKLAGRLPELEEIVGFHLEQAARFRTGIGPVDADTLELSRRAAEHLGRAGRRAFARRDMPAAITLLGRATALLPAEHPGRVGLIPQFAAALVERGEFNRASELLDEAATASERTGDTELRTETEKVRSVLRLLSGPVTDDNAASAAERPPLPDLSTTVELGAGGGSAAANWTLLRDVRWLPRAVNSNTGRESTDEHQSGAGPGSDSRRQAIAKAFALAAVLGDAPVTSTIAQYRAELSSVTTNRTAEVRLRGALAGLTAMAGHFDDAREHLVAAQAITDRLGLRVRAVSLAYLGGYVEMLAGDPAAAAEKLHAGAEECAQMGERYVLSNLLALLAQARYAQGVLAESAQLASDAERAAPSDEIVAQATARAARGKALARLGRVEQAVNAARSAVDTVRGTGLSTVEADVQMDLAEVLELLRDPIGARIAATDALEKYERKGNVVSAARSRGVVLRLGG, encoded by the coding sequence GTGCCACCCGAGATCCGGTGCTCGAACTGCGGTGAGGAAAACAACCCACCGCAGGCCAGGTTCTGCTTTTCCTGCGGAAACGCACTGACCTCCGAGGACACCAGAGAGCTGCGCAAGACGATCACGGTCGTCTTCACCGACGTCGTCGGTTCCAGCGCGCTGGGCGAACGCCTCGACCCCGAGGTGCTGCGCCGGATGATGACCCGTTACTACGAGCACGCGACCGCGATCCACGTGAAACATGGCGGCCGGGTGCAGAAGTTCATCGGCGACGCGGTGATGGCGGTGTTCGGGCTGCCGAACTCCCGCGAGGACGACGCGGTGCGCGCGGTCCGGGCGGCCGGTGAGTTGCACGCGTCGTTGGAGGGCCTGAACGTGACGCTCCAGCGCGACTGGGGCGTCACGCTGAACCTGCGGACCGGCGTCAACACCGGCGAGGTCGTCATCGGGCAGGCGTTTCTCGGGCAGGACATCACGCTCGGTGACGTCGTCAACGTGGCGGCCCGGCTGGAGACCGCGGCCGAGCCGGGCACGGTCCTGATCGGAGACTCGACCTACCGGCTCTCCCGGGACGCGGTGACCGCGGAGATGCTGCCGCCGATGACCGTTCGCGGCCGGGGCGTCCCGGTGGACGCCTGGCGGCTGCTGGCCGTCAAACCCGGCGCTTCCGGACACGCGCGACGGCTGGACGCACCGATCGTCGGCCGGACCCGGGAGCTGCAGCTGCTGCGCCAGCTGTTCGACCGGGCGGTCGCCGAGCGCGCGGCCCGCACGGTGACCGTGATCGGTTCCGGCGGCGCCGGGAAGTCCCGGTTGCTGCACGAGCTGCTGGCTCACGTCCAGGACCAGGCGACGGTCCTGCACGGCGAGTGTCTGAGCTACGGCGACGGTCTGACGTACCTGCCGCTGGCCGAGGTCGTCCGGCAGGCCGCCGGGGCCGGGCCGGAGGAAGACACCGCGGCCGTGCGGGCCAAGCTGTCCGCGCTGCTCCCCGGCGACAACCACACGGTGGCCGCGCTGGCCGGCCTGCTCGGTGACCCGACGGCCCCGGTGGCCGCAGGTGGCGCTCCGAACTCCGCGGCCATCCCGGCCGGCAGCGTCGAAGACCTCCCCCAGGCGATGTACCGGTTCGCCCACACGCTCGCCTCCCGGCGTCCCCTCGTCCTGGTTCTGGACGATCTGCACTGGGCGGAACCGGCGTTGCTCGACCTCATCGCCCAGATCTCCGAGTGGTTGCGCGACAGCCCGGTGCTGATCTGCTGCCTGTCCCGTCCGGAGTTGCTGGAGAGCCGGCCGGAGTGGGGCCGGGGTGGCGTGAACACCTGGATGCTGACGCTCGAACCGCTGGCCGCGGGCGAGTCGGCCGCCCTGCTCGACAACCTGCTCGACGGCGCCGACGGGGCCGAGGAGGTGCGGGCGCGGATCGTCGAGGCGGCCGAGGGCAACCCGCTCTACATCGAGGAACTCGTCGGCATGTTGCTCGACGACGGCCTGCTCGACCGCGTCGACGGGAAGTGGACGCTGACGTCGGAGATCAACCGCCTGGCGGTGCCGCCGAGCGTCGCCGCGCTCCTCGCCGCCCGTCTCGACGGGCTGCCGAAGGACGAGCGCGGGGTGCTGGAGCGGGCCGGCGTCATCGGGGACGTCTTCTACCGCAACGGGGTCATCGCGCTGACGCCGCCGGAACAACGGCGGGACGTGACCGGCGCGCTGCTGTCGCTGGTCCGCAAGGAGCTGTTGCGGCCGGAAGGGTCGGTGCTGCACGGCGAGAGCGCGCTGCGTTTCCGTCACCAGCTGGTCCGGGACGCGGCCTACAACTCGCTGTCGAAGCGGGAACGCGCCCACCTGCACGAGCGGGCCGGCCGCTGGATGGAAGAGAAACTGGCCGGGCGGCTGCCCGAGCTGGAGGAGATCGTCGGGTTCCACCTCGAGCAGGCGGCCCGGTTCCGGACCGGCATCGGGCCGGTCGACGCCGACACGCTCGAGCTGTCCCGCCGGGCCGCCGAGCACCTCGGGCGGGCCGGCCGGCGAGCGTTCGCCCGTCGGGACATGCCCGCCGCGATCACGCTGCTCGGCCGGGCCACCGCGCTGCTGCCGGCCGAGCACCCCGGTCGCGTCGGGCTGATCCCCCAGTTCGCGGCCGCGCTGGTCGAGCGGGGCGAGTTCAACCGGGCGTCCGAATTGCTGGACGAGGCCGCGACGGCGTCGGAGCGGACCGGGGACACCGAGCTGCGGACCGAGACCGAGAAGGTCCGGTCGGTGCTGCGGTTGCTGTCCGGGCCGGTCACCGACGACAACGCGGCCTCGGCCGCGGAACGCCCGCCGTTGCCCGACCTGTCGACGACGGTCGAGCTCGGGGCCGGCGGCGGGTCGGCCGCCGCGAACTGGACGCTGCTGCGTGACGTGCGCTGGTTGCCGCGGGCGGTGAACAGCAACACCGGCCGCGAGTCGACCGACGAGCACCAGAGCGGGGCCGGGCCGGGCTCGGACTCGCGCAGGCAGGCGATCGCGAAGGCGTTCGCGCTGGCCGCGGTCCTCGGAGACGCGCCGGTCACCTCGACGATCGCCCAGTACCGGGCCGAGTTGTCGAGCGTGACGACCAACCGCACGGCCGAGGTCCGGCTGCGCGGTGCACTGGCCGGCCTGACCGCGATGGCCGGCCACTTCGACGACGCCCGCGAGCACCTCGTCGCGGCCCAGGCGATCACCGACCGGCTGGGGCTGCGGGTGCGTGCGGTGTCGCTGGCCTACCTCGGCGGGTACGTCGAGATGCTCGCCGGCGACCCGGCCGCGGCGGCCGAGAAGCTGCACGCCGGGGCCGAGGAGTGCGCCCAGATGGGCGAGCGGTACGTGCTGTCCAACCTGCTCGCGCTGCTCGCCCAGGCCCGGTACGCGCAGGGTGTGCTGGCCGAGTCGGCCCAGCTGGCCAGCGACGCCGAGCGGGCCGCGCCGAGCGACGAGATCGTCGCGCAGGCCACCGCGCGGGCGGCCCGGGGCAAGGCGCTGGCTCGGCTGGGGCGGGTGGAGCAGGCGGTGAACGCCGCTCGGTCGGCGGTCGATACCGTGCGCGGCACGGGATTGTCGACGGTCGAGGCGGATGTACAGATGGACCTCGCGGAGGTGCTGGAACTGCTACGCGACCCGATCGGCGCCCGGATCGCGGCGACCGATGCGCTCGAGAAGTACGAACGCAAGGGCAACGTCGTCTCCGCCGCGCGGTCTCGCGGGGTCGTGCTGCGGTTGGGTGGGTGA
- a CDS encoding Crp/Fnr family transcriptional regulator — MEWSTLSMISDKERRELLAVARRRKFRRNEVLFHEGDPANSLHLIESGHVSVRVTTDAGDSVTLAIAGPGETVGELALLEADPSKAVRSATVTALEGCETLSLQRDRFDALRQQYPPMDRVLAQLLANQVRRLNGRLLEFLYLPADKRVLRRLANLARAYDDGQTRPVAVPLTQEVIASLAGTSRPTTNQALRAVEEAGIIAIGRSKIEILNPAALVRKAR; from the coding sequence ATGGAGTGGTCAACGCTGTCCATGATCAGCGACAAGGAGCGGCGCGAGCTGCTGGCCGTCGCCCGCAGGCGGAAGTTCCGCCGGAACGAGGTCCTGTTCCACGAGGGTGACCCGGCGAACTCCCTGCACCTGATCGAGTCCGGTCATGTCAGCGTCCGGGTCACGACCGACGCGGGAGACAGCGTCACGCTGGCGATCGCCGGCCCCGGCGAGACCGTCGGCGAGCTCGCGCTGCTCGAGGCCGACCCGAGCAAGGCCGTGCGGTCGGCGACCGTGACCGCGCTCGAGGGCTGCGAGACGCTGTCACTGCAGCGTGACCGGTTCGACGCGCTGCGTCAGCAGTACCCGCCGATGGACCGCGTGCTGGCCCAGTTACTGGCCAACCAGGTGCGCCGGTTGAACGGCCGGCTGTTGGAGTTCCTCTACCTGCCCGCCGACAAGCGCGTGCTGCGCCGGCTGGCCAACCTGGCCCGCGCCTACGACGACGGCCAGACCCGTCCGGTCGCGGTGCCGCTGACCCAGGAGGTCATCGCCAGCCTGGCCGGGACGTCGCGGCCGACGACCAACCAGGCGCTGCGCGCGGTCGAGGAGGCGGGCATCATCGCGATCGGACGATCGAAGATCGAAATCCTCAACCCGGCTGCGCTCGTGCGTAAGGCCCGGTGA
- a CDS encoding serine/threonine-protein kinase produces the protein MSGDSIESARLEGLRAAGYEMQSLIGRGGMAYVYRAEDTRLGRIVAVKVLAPELAQNEEFRQRFLRESRLAASLDHPNIIPIYEAGEVDGHLYLAMRFVEGADLKVVLKRRGTLTVDEAMGVFGQVGAALDAAHKAGLVHRDVKPANILVSAATAPGGRDHVYLSDFGLTKRASSLTGVTATGIVVGTMDYVAPEQIGGKAVDARTDVYALGCVVYQSLTGKVPFTRDDDAALLWAHLMEMPAPISSVRPDIPAAVDKVVETAMAKGPEGRFASCGEFISALGAAFSGNPVNLPASATGGTAVSPSSAPPSTYPGSPTYPGGPQSGAQTGAQTGAQPQGTTPLPTTHIPGGEYSPQTPYPHQYSPTQFPPGTYPPQSAPPHSAPPASAPPQYSTPPPGMAPYSAPPSQHSGVPYPYSAPPQPGSAPPYPYSAPPAASAPPYPYSSPPHGVSGPPHGVSGPPHGVSGPPAGSASSSGSGRRKLLIGGLAAAIVVVIVLVGISLLKPFQEGTKHFTANETVPISFDYPASWKQAGPGTNVVFSPHASEALSLFGTPGASTVWSDLDRVEKKDPDSVVGVYTTLSTTDFPANPDDRKASLSTQLPATVTLNVQQTTVVDGRDATRHDGSLQESGGDGNLRIRCFIVKDPTSTQTVVLVFFASESAWDKNEGKFKTLLDSVKFRS, from the coding sequence ATGAGTGGTGATTCGATCGAGTCCGCGCGCCTCGAAGGGCTTCGCGCTGCGGGCTACGAGATGCAGTCGCTCATCGGGCGCGGTGGGATGGCCTACGTCTACCGCGCGGAAGACACCCGACTCGGCCGCATCGTCGCGGTGAAGGTGCTCGCGCCGGAACTCGCCCAGAACGAGGAGTTCCGGCAGCGGTTCCTTCGCGAGTCGCGACTGGCCGCGTCACTCGACCATCCGAACATCATCCCGATCTACGAGGCCGGCGAGGTCGACGGCCACCTCTACCTGGCCATGCGCTTCGTGGAGGGCGCCGACCTCAAGGTCGTGCTCAAGCGGCGCGGGACGCTCACCGTCGACGAGGCGATGGGCGTCTTCGGCCAGGTCGGGGCGGCCCTGGACGCCGCCCACAAGGCCGGGCTGGTCCACCGGGACGTCAAGCCGGCGAACATCCTGGTCTCGGCGGCCACCGCGCCGGGCGGCCGCGACCACGTGTACCTGTCCGACTTCGGCCTCACCAAGCGGGCGTCGTCGCTGACCGGCGTCACCGCGACCGGCATCGTCGTCGGGACGATGGACTACGTCGCACCCGAGCAGATCGGCGGCAAGGCCGTCGACGCCCGCACCGACGTCTACGCGCTGGGCTGCGTGGTCTACCAGTCGCTGACCGGCAAGGTGCCGTTCACCAGGGACGACGACGCGGCCCTGCTCTGGGCGCACCTGATGGAGATGCCTGCGCCGATCAGCTCGGTGCGCCCGGACATTCCGGCGGCGGTCGACAAGGTCGTCGAGACCGCGATGGCGAAGGGCCCGGAGGGGCGGTTCGCGTCCTGCGGCGAGTTCATCAGCGCGTTGGGCGCCGCCTTCAGCGGCAACCCGGTGAACCTTCCGGCCAGCGCGACCGGTGGCACCGCGGTCAGCCCGAGCAGCGCGCCCCCGTCGACGTATCCGGGCAGCCCGACGTACCCGGGCGGACCGCAGTCGGGCGCCCAGACCGGGGCGCAAACCGGGGCGCAGCCTCAGGGCACTACGCCGCTGCCGACCACGCACATTCCGGGCGGGGAGTACTCACCGCAGACGCCGTACCCGCACCAGTACTCGCCGACCCAGTTCCCGCCCGGCACCTACCCGCCCCAGTCGGCGCCACCCCACTCGGCCCCACCGGCCTCGGCGCCGCCGCAGTACTCGACCCCGCCGCCGGGGATGGCTCCGTACTCGGCGCCGCCGAGTCAGCACAGCGGGGTCCCCTACCCGTACTCGGCCCCGCCGCAGCCCGGCTCGGCCCCGCCGTACCCGTACTCGGCCCCGCCGGCCGCGTCCGCCCCGCCGTACCCCTACTCGTCGCCCCCGCACGGCGTGAGTGGCCCTCCGCACGGTGTGAGCGGTCCGCCGCACGGCGTCAGCGGGCCGCCCGCGGGCTCGGCGTCGTCGTCCGGCTCGGGGCGGCGGAAATTGCTGATCGGCGGGCTGGCCGCGGCGATCGTCGTCGTGATCGTGCTGGTGGGGATCTCGCTCCTCAAACCGTTCCAGGAGGGCACGAAGCACTTCACCGCCAACGAGACGGTGCCGATCTCGTTCGACTACCCGGCAAGCTGGAAACAGGCCGGTCCGGGCACGAACGTGGTGTTCTCGCCGCACGCGAGCGAGGCGTTGTCGCTGTTCGGCACGCCGGGCGCGAGCACGGTCTGGAGCGACCTCGACCGGGTGGAGAAGAAGGACCCCGACTCGGTGGTCGGGGTGTACACGACGCTGTCGACCACGGACTTCCCGGCCAACCCGGACGATCGCAAGGCCTCGCTCTCCACCCAGCTGCCGGCCACCGTGACGCTCAACGTCCAGCAGACGACGGTCGTCGACGGGCGGGACGCGACCCGACACGACGGCTCGCTGCAGGAGTCGGGCGGCGACGGCAACCTGCGGATCCGCTGCTTCATCGTCAAGGACCCGACGTCCACCCAGACCGTCGTGCTGGTGTTCTTCGCGTCCGAGAGCGCCTGGGACAAGAACGAGGGCAAGTTCAAGACCTTGCTCGATTCCGTGAAGTTCCGTTCCTGA